The following nucleotide sequence is from Streptomyces leeuwenhoekii.
CTGGTCGATGTGCTGACCCCGGGCAAACTAGGCCGGCAGATATGGGAACAGCGCAACCGCAACGCAGCCCTGGTCCTGAGTTCCGCACTGCTCGGCATCGGCGGCATCGTCTTCACCTCGATCTGGACGACGTACGAGGACTTCGGCAAGGGGTTGGCGTCGACCGCGGCCTTCGGAGTGCTGGGCCTGGTGATGATGGCGGTGGCCTTCCTCGTGGTGGACCTGATCACACCTGGGCGCCTGGGCGCGACACTCGTCGACCCGGAGCCTCACCCGGCGGTGTGGGTGACCGCGTGCTGCAACCTCGCCGTGTCCGCGGTCGTCGCCGCCTCCATCGCCTGACCTCCTGCACCCGTCCCCACTGGCAGGCGGTGCCGCCCGAGCCGTGCCGGCCACCAGCCGTGCACGCCGGCCCGCCCTGCGGTCGTCCTCTCCGCCGTGTCCTGCCCGGGCGGCGCGTCCGGCCGACGACCACGGCACCGGAACCCGCCCGTGGCCCTGCTGCGCTCGCGCGTGACCCGCACGCAGGCGCTCCGGCATGGGACCGCCGACGTGCGAGCCACGGTCTCTCAGGGGGCGTCGACGCGGTGCACCGTGACCAGGTCGGCGAGCCCGGAGATGCTCAGGACGGGGGCGAGCAGCGAGGAGGCGATGACCTCGATGCGATCGCTGTGACTGAACAGCACGCTGAGGCCGGCGCTGTCGAGGTACTCGACGGCGGTGAGGTCGACGACGACAGGGCCGTCGGTGGTCTCGATGGCCGTGGCGAAGGCGTCGGTGTTGCTCATGTCGATCTCCCCGACAACCGTCAGAAGAGTGGCGCCGTCAGACCTTCGGCTGGGGGTCAGGCTCAGGGGAGTAGTCATCAGGCGATCCTCGCGTGCATGTCGACGGTGGTGCCGGCAGGGCCAGGGGTGATAGTGACGTTCTGCATCAGGGCCCGCATGAGTGTCATGCCGCGGCCGCGGTGCCCGTTCCGGTCGGGCTGCGGCGTCTTCCACCTGCCGGTGTCCGCGATGGTCAGACGCAAGTCGTCGACGAATGCCTCGGCCCGCAGATGCACGGTGTCCCCAGGGGTG
It contains:
- a CDS encoding STAS domain-containing protein produces the protein MTTPLSLTPSRRSDGATLLTVVGEIDMSNTDAFATAIETTDGPVVVDLTAVEYLDSAGLSVLFSHSDRIEVIASSLLAPVLSISGLADLVTVHRVDAP
- a CDS encoding DUF350 domain-containing protein — translated: MTDIVDGLGRAAAYGALGLVLLVLGIVLVDVLTPGKLGRQIWEQRNRNAALVLSSALLGIGGIVFTSIWTTYEDFGKGLASTAAFGVLGLVMMAVAFLVVDLITPGRLGATLVDPEPHPAVWVTACCNLAVSAVVAASIA